In Oryzias melastigma strain HK-1 linkage group LG16, ASM292280v2, whole genome shotgun sequence, a single genomic region encodes these proteins:
- the si:ch211-107n13.1 gene encoding protein FAM110B has translation MKPLTPIGSPSPLRLLNKGPDYLRRQIDGGGHGRSVSAVERLEADKAKYVKSQQVINNKQEPALVPCATPPPQTRRAFSTPGSLTPHLPPRRLSNTPFSVSSGSFLSRDENENDDSRKENRRTSVDIEARNRSNVNNVTPPGPRTPGTNILVAPHSAPVLRKSTGKRMLRPDSLVIYRQKKECKSPSGAVGAENNNMEMKGQSFVRRLFQGSMREKSGGGEGRIQKMVIGEEKAPSRDGDSRMSWTNDKDAPDGAGSRKTGQERSPASPRSRLENTNSDGVNNAVTNGNDDDNDPWKRVSPPPSRRFFGELQRSKSDLLLHCSVSEQEHFFDFCGLDLDMIERLGRQNFLSGASSMDTLSLALRSVSGDGGGGASEPSEFSRHSGDGLFQEELAEQLPTGVSIIERNARVIKWLYGCKNAAQEGPKESTV, from the coding sequence ATGAAACCCCTCACGCCGATCGGATCCCCGTCTCCCCTGAGGCTCCTCAACAAGGGTCCGGACTACCTGCGCAGGCAGATCGACGGTGGAGGTCACGGGCGCTCCGTCAGCGCGGTGGAAAGGCTGGAAGCAGACAAAGCCAAGTATGTCAAGAGCCAGCAGGTGATCAACAACAAGCAAGAGCCCGCGCTCGTGCCCTGCGCCACGCCACCGCCACAGACCCGCCGAGCTTTCTCCACACCCGGCAGCCTGACCCCCCATCTGCCCCCGCGGCGTTTATCCAACACCCCCTTCTCCGTTTCATCTGGATCTTTCCTCTCaagagatgaaaatgaaaacgaTGACTCCAGAAAGGAGAACAGACGGACTTCAGTTGACATTGAGGCGCGCAACAGGAGCAACGTGAACAATGTGACGCCGCCGGGTCCCCGTACACCCGGAACGAACATCTTGGTGGCCCCGCACAGCGCCCCGGTGCTCAGGAAGAGCACGGGCAAGCGCATGTTGAGGCCGGACTCTCTGGTCATCTATCGGCAGAAGAAGGAGTGCAAAAGCCCCAGCGGGGCGGTGGGCgcagaaaacaacaacatggaGATGAAGGGACAGAGCTTTGTCCGACGCCTCTTCCAGGGCTCCATGAGGGAAAAGAGTGGTGGTGGGGAGGGCAGAATCCAGAAGATGGTGATTGGTGAGGAGAAAGCGCCGTCTCGGGACGGCGACTCTCGCATGTCTTGGACCAACGACAAAGATGCTCCAGACGGCGCAGGAAGCCGTAAAACCGGCCAAGAACGAAGCCCCGCCAGCCCCAGATCCAGACTCGAAAACACAAACAGTGACGGAGTAAACAATGCTGTTACCAACGGCAACGATGACGACAATGACCCCTGGAAGCGTGTGTCCCCACCCCCTTCAAGAAGATTCTTCGGGGAGCTGCAGCGCTCCAAGTCAGACTTGCTCCTGCACTGCTCGGTCTCAGAGCAGGAGCACTTCTTCGACTTCTGCGGCTTGGACTTGGACATGATAGAGCGTCTGGGTCGACAGAACTTTCTCTCCGGCGCCAGCTCCATGGACACGCTCTCTCTGGCTCTCCGCAGCGTGAGCGGAgatggcggcggcggcgctTCCGAGCCCAGCGAGTTCTCCCGCCATTCAGGAGACGGGCTGTTCCAGGAGGAGCTGGCAGAGCAGCTTCCCACCGGCGTGTCCATCATCGAGAGGAACGCCCGGGTCATCAAGTGGCTTTACGGCTGTAAAAACGCCGCTCAGGAAGGACCCAAAGAGTCCACCGTTTAA